CGGCGCGGTCACGGCAAATAGAGGGTCACAGGCAGATGAAAATCGAGCGGCATTTCACGACGGCAACACAAGACGCCTACGCGGCGCTGGAATTCACCACCACGGTTTCCGAAATCCGCAACCCGGACGGGACAGTCGTGTTCCGCAACGACGCGGTCGAGGTGCCAAAAAGCTGGAGTCAGGTGGCCAGCGACGTCATCGCGCAGAAATACTTTCGCAAGGCCGGTGTGCCTGCCCGCCTGAAGCGCGTGGCCGAAGAAGGCGTTCCGGAATTCCTGTGGCGCTCGACCGCCGATCTGGACGCCTTGGCAGAGCTGCCCGAAGACGACCGCTACATCGGCGAATCGAGCGCGAAGCAAGTGTTTGACCGCTTGGCCGGTGCATGGTGCTACTGGGGCTGGAAAGGCGGCTATTTCGCCACCGAGGAAGACGCCCGCGCCTATTTCGACGAGATGCGCTTCATGCTGGCCGCGCAGATGGCGGCACCGAACAGCCCGCAGTGGTTCAACACCGGGCTGCACTGGGCTTACGGCATTGACGGCCCAAGCCAAGGCCACTTCTATGTGGACCCGTTCACCCACAAGCTGGTGAAATCGAAATCCAGCTACGAACACCCGCAGCCGCATGCCTGCTTCATCCAGTCGGTGTCGGATGATCTGGTCAATGACGGCGGCATCATGGATCTTTGGGTGCGCGAAGCGCGCCTGTTCAAATATGGTTCCGGCACCGGGACCAATTTCAGCTCGCTGCGTGGTGAAGGCGAGAAACTGTCGGGCGGCGGTAAATCCTCCGGGTTGATGGGTTTCCTGAAAATCGGGGATCGTGCCGCTGGCGCGATCAAGTCGGGCGGGACCACGCGCCGCGCGGCCAAGATGGTCATCTGCGACATGGACCATCCCGATATCGAGGAATTCATCAACTGGAAGGTGATCGAAGAACAAAAGGTCGCCTCGCTTGTTGCCGGCTCCAAATTGCACGAAGCGCGCTTGAACGATATTTTCGGCGCGATCCGGGCATGGGATGGCAGCACGGAGGATGCCGTTGACCCGGCAAAGAACCCCAGCCTGAAAGCCGCGATCAAGGCCGCGAAGAAAGCCATGATCCCGGAAACCTACACCGCGCGCGTGCTGCAATATGCCCGCCAAGGCTATGACAGCATCGAATTCCCGACCTATGATACGGATTGGGATTCGGAAGCCTATGTCACCGTGTCGGGCCAGAACTCGAACAACTCGGTGCGCGTGACCGATGCGTTCTTGCAGGCCGTCAAGGAAGATGCCGATTGGGAATTGCTGCGCCGCACAGATGGCAAGGTCGCCAAGACCGTCAAGGCGCGCGAATTGTGGGACCAGGTCGGCCACGCCGCTTGGGCTTGCGCTGATCCGGGCATCCAGTTCCATGACACCGTGAATGCGTGGCACACCTGCCCCGCCGATGGCGCGATCCGCGGGTCGAACCCGTGTTCGGAATACATGTTCCTGGATGACACGGCCTGCAACCTTGCGTCCATGAACCTGCTGAAGTTTTACGACGGCACCCGGTTCGATGCCGAAGCCTATATGCACGCATCGCGCTTGTGGACGATCACGCTGGAAATCAGCGTCATGATGGCGCAATTCCCGTCGAAGGAAATTGCGCAGCGGTCGTACGAATTCCGCACGCTAGGTCTGGGCTATGCCAATATCGGCGGGCTGCTGATGAATATGGGCTATGGCTATGACAGCCGTGAAGGCCGCGCGCTGGCCGGTGCCCTGACCGCGATCATGACGGGTGTCAGCTACGCCACAAGCGCCGAGATGGCGGCAGAGCTTGGCGCCTTCCCCGGCTACAAGAAAAACGCCGATCACATGCTGCGCGTGATCCGCAACCATCGCCGGGCCGCTTTTGGCGCAACCGACTACGAGGGCGTGAATGTGGCCCCCGTGGCGCTGGATGCCGCCGGGTGCCCCGACAGCCGCTTAGTAGATCTGGCCCGCG
This genomic window from Roseibaca calidilacus contains:
- a CDS encoding vitamin B12-dependent ribonucleotide reductase produces the protein MKIERHFTTATQDAYAALEFTTTVSEIRNPDGTVVFRNDAVEVPKSWSQVASDVIAQKYFRKAGVPARLKRVAEEGVPEFLWRSTADLDALAELPEDDRYIGESSAKQVFDRLAGAWCYWGWKGGYFATEEDARAYFDEMRFMLAAQMAAPNSPQWFNTGLHWAYGIDGPSQGHFYVDPFTHKLVKSKSSYEHPQPHACFIQSVSDDLVNDGGIMDLWVREARLFKYGSGTGTNFSSLRGEGEKLSGGGKSSGLMGFLKIGDRAAGAIKSGGTTRRAAKMVICDMDHPDIEEFINWKVIEEQKVASLVAGSKLHEARLNDIFGAIRAWDGSTEDAVDPAKNPSLKAAIKAAKKAMIPETYTARVLQYARQGYDSIEFPTYDTDWDSEAYVTVSGQNSNNSVRVTDAFLQAVKEDADWELLRRTDGKVAKTVKARELWDQVGHAAWACADPGIQFHDTVNAWHTCPADGAIRGSNPCSEYMFLDDTACNLASMNLLKFYDGTRFDAEAYMHASRLWTITLEISVMMAQFPSKEIAQRSYEFRTLGLGYANIGGLLMNMGYGYDSREGRALAGALTAIMTGVSYATSAEMAAELGAFPGYKKNADHMLRVIRNHRRAAFGATDYEGVNVAPVALDAAGCPDSRLVDLARAAWDEALSLGEAHGYRNAQATVIAPTGTIGLVMDCDTTGIEPDFALVKFKKLAGGGYFKIINQSVPAALRKLGYKEAQIAEIIAHAVGHGSLGQAPGINHTSLIGHGFGEAEIKKIEAALPSAFDIRFVFNQWTLGEEFCRETLGIPVAELNNPSFDLLRHLGFTKAQIDAANDHVCGTMTLEGAPHLKPEHYGVFDCANPCGKTGKRFLSVDSHIHMMAAAQSFISGAISKTINMPNSATIEETLAAYELSWSLGIKANALYRDGSKLSQPLAAALIEDDEEAEEILESGSTQEKAKVLAEKIVEKVIVKQIVRSNREKLPERRKGYTQKAVVGGHKVYLRTGEYADGKLGEIFIDMHKEGAGFRAMMNNFAIAVSVGLQYGVPLEEFVDAFTFTRFEPAGMVQGNDSIKNATSILDYIFRELAVSYLDRTDLAHVKPAGTAFDDLGAGETEGQRNVAEPSDDAASRSLEVLRQISSTGYLRKRLPQELTVLQGGQATGFATDGSAAVAYQTRDVESVTVATMDARTKAKMQGYEGDPCGECGNYTLVRNGTCMKCNTCGGTSGCS